One Hevea brasiliensis isolate MT/VB/25A 57/8 chromosome 5, ASM3005281v1, whole genome shotgun sequence genomic region harbors:
- the LOC110642871 gene encoding ammonium transporter 1 member 2-like isoform X1 translates to MYAHTYSILYIHIQTCTYGNLCIHLCRLQWKVFTLINVSLFYIYSLNKLFSFPYSPLSPSTLQSPMASFTCSASQLASLLSSTTNSTEAATYLCSQFTAIANQLSDTSYAVNNTYLLFSAYLVFAMQLGFAMLCAGSVRAKNTMNIMLTNVLDAAAGGLSYYLFGYAFAFGSPSNGFIGRHFFGLNDFPSPQADYSFFLYQWAFAIAAAGITSGSIAERTQFVAYLIYSSFLTGFVYPIVSHWIWSGDGWASASKSDNNLLFGSGAIDFAGSGVVHMVGGIAGLWGALIEGPRIGRFDQSGRSVALRGHSASLVVLGSFLLWFGWYGFNPGSFLTILKSYGDSGGYYGQWSAVGRTAVTTTLAGCTAALTTLFSKRLLVGHWNVIDVSNGLLGGFAAITSGCSVVEPWAAIICGFIAAWVLIGCNKLAEKLKYDDPLEAAQLHGGCGAWGLLFTGLFATKSYVNEVYPNKPGRPYGLFMGGGGKLCAAQIIQILVITGWVTVTMGPLFYGLKKLRLLRISSEDEMAGMDLTRHGGFAYVYHNEDDSSLKPSFMMRRIEPTNESTPNHQTMINV, encoded by the coding sequence ATGTATGCACATACGTATAGTATATTATATATTCATATACAGACATGTACATATGGAAATCTGTGTATACATTTATGTCGTTTACAGTGGAAAGTCTTCACATTAATTAATGTCTCTCTGTTCTATATATACTCTCTTAACAAACTCTTTTCCTTTCCATACTCACCCCTTTCTCCTTCCACTCTTCAGTCTCCCATGGCTTCCTTTACCTGTTCAGCCTCACAACTAGCTTCTCTCCTTTCCTCCACCACAAACTCCACAGAAGCTGCGACTTATCTCTGCTCCCAATTCACCGCCATAGCCAACCAGCTCTCTGACACATCCTATGCAGTTAACAACACCTACCTCCTCTTCTCTGCATACTTAGTCTTTGCCATGCAACTAGGATTTGCCATGCTTTGTGCAGGCTCTGTCCGGGCCAAGAACACCATGAACATAATGCTCACCAACGTTCTTGATGCTGCTGCTGGAGGTCTTTCTTACTATCTCTTTGGATATGCTTTCGCTTTTGGATCTCCTAGCAATGGCTTCATTGGCCGCCATTTCTTTGGCCTAAATGACTTTCCTTCTCCTCAGGCTGACTATAGCTTCTTTCTTTATCAATGGGCTTTCGCCATAGCTGCTGCTGGAATCACTAGTGGCTCCATTGCAGAGAGAACCCAGTTCGTTGCTTACCTCATATACTCTTCCTTCTTGACTGGCTTCGTTTATCCTATTGTCTCCCATTGGATTTGGTCCGGCGACGGGTGGGCTAGTGCTTCCAAATCTGATAACAATCTCCTATTCGGGTCGGGTGCTATTGACTTTGCTGGTTCGGGTGTGGTTCATATGGTTGGAGGTATTGCTGGCTTATGGGGGGCTCTCATTGAAGGTCCACGAATCGGCCGATTCGACCAATCAGGTCGATCCGTGGCGTTACGTGGTCACAGTGCATCCTTGGTAGTTCTTGGCTCGTTTCTATTATGGTTCGGATGGTATGGGTTCAACCCGGGTTCATTTTTGACAATCTTGAAGAGTTACGGTGATAGTGGAGGGTATTATGGTCAATGGAGTGCTGTAGGAAGGACAGCTGTCACGACTACACTGGCTGGGTGCACAGCAGCACTTACTACCTTATTTAGCAAAAGATTATTAGTGGGTCATTGGAATGTGATCGACGTTAGCAATGGTTTATTAGGAGGTTTTGCTGCGATCACCTCGGGGTGCTCAGTGGTAGAACCGTGGGCTGCAATCATATGTGGCTTCATTGCAGCTTGGGTTTTAATCGGGTGTAACAAGCTTGCAGAGAAGTTGAAGTATGATGACCCACTAGAAGCCGCTCAATTGCACGGTGGATGTGGGGCTTGGGGCTTACTATTTACAGGGTTGTTCGCCACCAAGAGTTATGTCAACGAGGTGTACCCTAACAAGCCAGGACGGCCATATGGGTTGTTCATGGGTGGTGGTGGGAAGCTTTGTGCGGCTCAGATCATCCAGATTTTGGTGATAACAGGTTGGGTGACGGTGACCATGGGCCCACTGTTCTATGGGCTTAAAAAGTTGCGGTTGTTAAGGATCTCAAGTGAGGATGAGATGGCAGGAATGGATCTGACTAGGCATGGGGGATTTGCTTATGTGTACCATAACGAGGATGATTCATCACTTAAGCCTTCATTTATGATGAGAAGGATTGAGCCTACTAATGAAAGCACCCCAAATCATCAGACTATGATCAATGTTTAA
- the LOC110663576 gene encoding B3 domain-containing protein At2g31420-like, producing MGRVLDADDGGCFDRMVAAIKLMEESILTTFMQQVRAEAMIKHDDRLAAYVPKKSRGHGQHVDKKPHSHSSLLLHVKSFGSKSGNENKKRVSGKRCFQSGSSNEDEQKKKEIAEETKAYRINFANFGLKTPTDMPEEWWHKIQARGGIDVKLVIMKQMFATDLNTHHNRFSIPFKQIRDFSFLTEDEKRELKEPKEKIPVTLMEPCGSESEMLLRQWNLKSSSTYVLTSSWKKVLERNHQGSSNKIT from the coding sequence ATGGGCAGAGTTCTTGATGCAGATGACGGTGGGTGTTTCGACAGAATGGTGGCTGCGATCAAGTTAATGGAAGAAAGTATTCTGACTACTTTTATGCAACAAGTAAGAGCTGAAGCCATGATCAAGCATGATGACCGACTTGCTGCATATGTGCCCAAGAAAAGCAGGGGCCATGGACAACACGTAGACAAGAAACCTCATTCTCATTCATCTTTACTTCTTCATGtgaagtcttttgggagcaagagCGGGAATGAGAACAAGAAAAGGGTTAGTGGCAAGCGATGCTTTCAAAGTGGTAGCAGCAACGAAGATGAGcagaagaaaaaagaaattgcTGAAGAGACCAAGGCCTACAGAAtcaattttgcaaattttggTTTGAAGACACCTACTGACATGCCTGAGGAATGGTGGCATAAAATTCAAGCAAGAGGAGGCATTGATGTGAAGTTGGTAATAATGAAACAGATGTTTGCCACTGATTTGAATACTCATCACAATCGTTTCTCAATCCCTTTTAAGCAGATAAGAGATTTCAGTTTTCTTACAGAGGATGAGAAGAGAGAGTTAAAGGAGCCCAAGGAGAAAATACCAGTTACACTCATGGAACCTTGTGGTTCTGAGTCTGAGATGTTGCTAAGGCAATGGAATTTGAAAAGTAGCAGTACCTATGTGTTGACATCTAGTTGGAAGAAAGTCTTGGAAAGGAATCATCAGGGAAGTTCAAACAAAATTACATAG
- the LOC110642871 gene encoding ammonium transporter 1 member 2-like isoform X2 translates to MNIMLTNVLDAAAGGLSYYLFGYAFAFGSPSNGFIGRHFFGLNDFPSPQADYSFFLYQWAFAIAAAGITSGSIAERTQFVAYLIYSSFLTGFVYPIVSHWIWSGDGWASASKSDNNLLFGSGAIDFAGSGVVHMVGGIAGLWGALIEGPRIGRFDQSGRSVALRGHSASLVVLGSFLLWFGWYGFNPGSFLTILKSYGDSGGYYGQWSAVGRTAVTTTLAGCTAALTTLFSKRLLVGHWNVIDVSNGLLGGFAAITSGCSVVEPWAAIICGFIAAWVLIGCNKLAEKLKYDDPLEAAQLHGGCGAWGLLFTGLFATKSYVNEVYPNKPGRPYGLFMGGGGKLCAAQIIQILVITGWVTVTMGPLFYGLKKLRLLRISSEDEMAGMDLTRHGGFAYVYHNEDDSSLKPSFMMRRIEPTNESTPNHQTMINV, encoded by the coding sequence ATGAACATAATGCTCACCAACGTTCTTGATGCTGCTGCTGGAGGTCTTTCTTACTATCTCTTTGGATATGCTTTCGCTTTTGGATCTCCTAGCAATGGCTTCATTGGCCGCCATTTCTTTGGCCTAAATGACTTTCCTTCTCCTCAGGCTGACTATAGCTTCTTTCTTTATCAATGGGCTTTCGCCATAGCTGCTGCTGGAATCACTAGTGGCTCCATTGCAGAGAGAACCCAGTTCGTTGCTTACCTCATATACTCTTCCTTCTTGACTGGCTTCGTTTATCCTATTGTCTCCCATTGGATTTGGTCCGGCGACGGGTGGGCTAGTGCTTCCAAATCTGATAACAATCTCCTATTCGGGTCGGGTGCTATTGACTTTGCTGGTTCGGGTGTGGTTCATATGGTTGGAGGTATTGCTGGCTTATGGGGGGCTCTCATTGAAGGTCCACGAATCGGCCGATTCGACCAATCAGGTCGATCCGTGGCGTTACGTGGTCACAGTGCATCCTTGGTAGTTCTTGGCTCGTTTCTATTATGGTTCGGATGGTATGGGTTCAACCCGGGTTCATTTTTGACAATCTTGAAGAGTTACGGTGATAGTGGAGGGTATTATGGTCAATGGAGTGCTGTAGGAAGGACAGCTGTCACGACTACACTGGCTGGGTGCACAGCAGCACTTACTACCTTATTTAGCAAAAGATTATTAGTGGGTCATTGGAATGTGATCGACGTTAGCAATGGTTTATTAGGAGGTTTTGCTGCGATCACCTCGGGGTGCTCAGTGGTAGAACCGTGGGCTGCAATCATATGTGGCTTCATTGCAGCTTGGGTTTTAATCGGGTGTAACAAGCTTGCAGAGAAGTTGAAGTATGATGACCCACTAGAAGCCGCTCAATTGCACGGTGGATGTGGGGCTTGGGGCTTACTATTTACAGGGTTGTTCGCCACCAAGAGTTATGTCAACGAGGTGTACCCTAACAAGCCAGGACGGCCATATGGGTTGTTCATGGGTGGTGGTGGGAAGCTTTGTGCGGCTCAGATCATCCAGATTTTGGTGATAACAGGTTGGGTGACGGTGACCATGGGCCCACTGTTCTATGGGCTTAAAAAGTTGCGGTTGTTAAGGATCTCAAGTGAGGATGAGATGGCAGGAATGGATCTGACTAGGCATGGGGGATTTGCTTATGTGTACCATAACGAGGATGATTCATCACTTAAGCCTTCATTTATGATGAGAAGGATTGAGCCTACTAATGAAAGCACCCCAAATCATCAGACTATGATCAATGTTTAA
- the LOC110661288 gene encoding pentatricopeptide repeat-containing protein At3g49170, chloroplastic, producing MISLAKLPLSVAPVKPHNQPSRQNLHPSSSLFNHHNSRFHSLKDRLIHHLDAGHLRKAISTLDIMSQEGTHPDLITYSLLLKSCIRANNFQQGKLVHDYLTQSGLELDSVILNSLISLYSKCGEWDKANSIFECMGDKRDLVSWSALISCYANNRMEYEAVNTYIDMLDCGFYPNEYCYTAVIRACSNKDNVSIGQIILGSVIKSGYFDSHVCVGCALIDMFVMGSGDFDSAYKVFSKMTERNVVTWTLLITRLQQLGYSRDAIDFFINMVSSEYIPDKYTLSGVVSACAELRLLSFGQQLHSWAIKSGLFLDVCVGCSLVDMYAKCTTDGFMADSRKVFDRMSDHNVMSWTAIITGYVQSGGYDMGAVELFLEMIKGQVKPNHFTFSSILKACANLSDLPMGEQVYAYAVKLGLASVNCVGNSLISMYARCGNMENARKTFNVLFEKNLISYNTIVSAYAKSLNSEESFELFIEIEDAGTQVDAFTFASLLSGASSIGAIGKGEQIHARILKSGFNSSLHISNALISMYSRCGDIEAAFQVFNGMGDHNVISWTSMVTGFAKHGFAVRALETFHKMLEAGVRPNEVTYIAVLSACSHVGLISEGWKHFKSMSMEHGIVPRMEHYACMVDLLGRSGCLEEAMEFINSMPFKADALVLRTFLGACRVNGNINLGKHAAKMILEQDPNDTAAYILLSNLYASTGQWDEVAETRKNMKERNLTKEAGCSWIEVENKVHKFYVADTSHPQVLEIYDELDQLALKIKELGYVPSTDFVLHDVEEEQKEQYLFQHTEKIAVAFGFISTSKSKPVRVFKNLRVCGDCHTAFKYFSIVKGREIVVRDSNRFHHFKDGKCSCNDYW from the coding sequence ATGATAAGCCTCGCCAAACTCCCTCTATCAGTGGCTCCTGTGAAACCCCACAACCAACCTTCGCGCCAAAACCTTCATCCATCTTCGTCGCTCTTTAACCACCATAACAGCCGCTTCCACTCCCTCAAGGACCGCCTCATCCACCACCTCGATGCCGGCCACCTccgcaaagcaatctcaaccctcgATATCATGTCCCAAGAAGGGACTCATCCAGACCTCATCACCTACTCCCTTCTCCTCAAATCCTGCATCCGTGCAAATAATTTCCAACAGGGTAAACTCGTCCATGATTACTTGACTCAGTCTGGACTGGAGCTCGACTCGGTCATTCTCAATTCTCTGATTAGCCTCTACTCTAAATGTGGTGAATGGGACAAAGCCAATAGTATTTTTGAATGTATGGGGGATAAGAGGGATTTGGTTTCATGGAGTGCTTTGATCTCTTGTTATGCTAATAATAGAATGGAATATGAGGCTGTAAATACATATATTGATATGCTTGATTGCGGGTTTTATCCTAATGAGTACTGCTATACTGCAGTTATCCGTGCTTGTTCAAATAAGGACAATGTTTCTATCGGTCAAATAATTTTGGGGTCTGTGATAAAAAGTGGATATTTTGACTCTCATGTGTGTGTGGGGTGTGCTTTGATTGACATGTTTGTAATGGGGAGTGGTGATTTCGATTCTGCATATAAGGTGTTCAGTAAAATGACAGAGAGAAATGTTGTTACTTGGACTTTGCTGATAACTAGGCTTCAGCAATTGGGCTATTCACGAGATGCTATTGATTTTTTTATCAATATGGTTTCGAGTGAGTATATACCAGATAAATATACACTAAGCGGGGTTGTTTCGGCTTGTGCAGAATTGAGATTGTtatcatttgggcagcaattgCATTCTTGGGCCATAAAATCAGGATTGTTTTTGGATGTTTGTGTTGGGTGTAGTTTGGTGGATATGTATGCAAAGTGTACAACGGATGGATTTATGGCTGATTCTAGGAAGGTGTTTGATCGGATGTCAGATCATAATGTTATGTCTTGGACTGCAATTATTACAGGGTATGTGCAGAGTGGAGGGTATGATATGGGAGCTGTTGAATTATTCCTTGAAATGATTAAAGGACAAGTCAAACCAAACCATTTCACATTTTCTAGCATTCTCAAGGCATGTGCAAATCTTTCTGATCTGCCTATGGGTGAACAAGTTTATGCCTATGCAGTGAAATTGGGGCTTGCATCAGTTAATTGTGTGGGGAATTCTCTTATTAGCATGTATGCTCGATGTGGTAATATGGAAAATGCTAGGAAAACTTTCAATGTTCTATTTGAGAAGAATTTGATTTCTTATAATACAATTGTCAGTGCTTATGCAAAGAGTTTGAATTCTGAAGAATCATTTGAACTTTTTATTGAAATTGAGGATGCAGGGACTCAGGTTGATGCTTTTACATTTGCTAGCCTTTTGAGCGGAGCATCTAGTATTGGTGCAATTGGTAAAGGTGAGCAAATCCATGCTCGGATACTGAAATCAGGTTTCAACTCAAGCCTTCACATTTCTAATGCTTTGATCTCTATGTACTCTAGATGTGGAGATATAGAAGCTGCTTTTCAAGTTTTTAATGGTATGGGAGATCACAATGTTATATCTTGGACTTCAATGGTCACTGGTTTTGCAAAACATGGATTTGCCGTAAGGGCTTTGGAGACCTTCCACAAAATGCTAGAGGCAGGTGTGAGGCCAAATGAGGTCACATATATTGCTGTTTTATCAGCTTGTAGTCATGTGGGTTTGATTTCCGAGGGATGGAAACACTTCAAATCAATGAGTATGGAACATGGTATTGTCCCAAGGATGGAACATTATGCTTGTATGGTTGATTTACTAGGCCGATCAGGATGTCTTGAGGAAGCAATGGAATTCATTAACTCGATGCCTTTCAAGGCTGATGCTTTGGTGCTTCGTACTTTTCTCGGAGCTTGTCGAGTAAATGGTAACATAAATCTTGGGAAACATGCTGCTAAGATGATTCTTGAGCAAGACCCAAATGACACAGCGGCATACATCCTTCTATCAAATTTGTATGCTTCTACTGGTCAATGGGATGAAGTGGCAGAAACTAGAAAAAACATGAAAGAGAGAAATTTGACTAAAGAAGCAGGTTGTAGCTGGATCGAGGTGGAAAATAAAGTGCATAAGTTCTATGTGGCTGATACTTCACACCCACAAGTTTTAGAGATTTATGATGAACTGGATCAATTGGCTCTAAAAATAAAGGAATTGGGCTATGTTCCAAGCACAGATTTTGTTCTTCATGATGTTGAGGAGGAGCAAAAGGAGCAATATTTGTTTCAACACACTGAGAAAATTGCTGTTGCATTTGGTTTCATCAGCACATCTAAATCTAAACCAGTAAGGGTTTTTAAGAATCTTAGAGTTTGTGGAGATTGTCACACAGCATTCAAATACTTTTCAATCGTCAAAGGAAGAGAAATTGTGGTGAGGGATTCCAATCGATTCCATCATTTCAAGGATGGGAAATGCTCTTGTAATGATTACTGGTAA